TTCTCGTATCGAGCTCTACAACACGCTTGCCACAGTGCTGGTTAGCGCCCGCGACAGCCAGCGCGGGATCCTCGTCGATCAAGACTCATTGAGTGGCCCTCAGCGGCTCCTCGTATTGCAAGCGTTGGCCTCGTTTATGCTGGAGAACCGGCTGTCAGAGATACCAAAGGACCGCGCCGGTGCGTGTGTGAGACGTGCGCTAGCGGACATCCCTGGAGGCCACGACGCCAAGACGACATTGGATGCGCTTCTGAGGCGTTCTGGAGTGCTCCGCGAGCCAAGCCCTGGCGTTGTCGATTTTGTCCACCGCACGTTCCTGGAGTTCTTCGCTGCTCGCGAGCTAGCTCGCCGCGACTCACTTGAGGGACTGGCACATCACGCGGACGACCCAAATTGGTCAGAGACAGTTGTCCTGGCGGCTTCGATTGCCAACGACACTCAGTACCGCTCCATGTGCGACATAATTCTTGCGAAGTCCGATGAGGCACCCGGCGTAAGGTCGGCACCCTGGGCCGTTGGTGTGATGGGAGGCATTCTCGCGGCCCGCTCTACGCGAGTTGACTCGGTAGACAGTGAACTGTTGAAGCGTCTCCGGCTGAACTTGCCGCCACGGAGCGGTGATGACGCGCGCACGGTAATCGCGGCGGGCGAGGCAGTGTTTGGCGAGGTCGTTGCCTCAATATCTGACCCAAACAACGAGGTCGAACCTAACGTTTGCAGCGCAGTAGTGCGTGCGCTTGGTGAGTTTGGCGGCGAATCCGCTCTGCGCGCCCTGGCCGAAATGCCGTCCCGACTCCGATTGCAATTAGTTAACGACCTCGCCGCAATTTGGCCCTGGTTCGATCCCGGGCGTTTCGCTGAGTTACTTCTTCAGGACCTCAAACCCCCCTTCGCAACGAGGGTGGTGGTCAATTCCAGCCGAGTCTTTCCAAGCTTGCGCGGCCTCAGCGACCTGTTCGAATGGGAGGCCGTCATCGAAATACCCGACGAATCGCTCATCACAGACTGCGCCAACGCGCCGATCGTAAAATTGAACATCGCTGGGCTGGAACTGCTGGCCGACGAGTCCGCGCGCACGTGCGAGTTTGTGGCGGGAATCGCGGGCCTTCGGGCACTTCGGGTACAAGGAGTTTCGAATCTCAACCTCGCGGACGCCGATCTTTTCCTCCTAAATTCCATCGATTTAGGCATAACGAGAGGCGAGATAGATCTTTCGATACTGGCGGGCTCGAAAGCTCTGGATTTAGTGGCTATAGCAAGCCTGGGGACGACGAGGATGATTGCCCCGAGGTCTACTCGGATCGTCTCGCGAGTACTGAGCCTGTCGGGCGAAATCGAGATTTCCCCGGAGTTGCAATTGGCGGCAACGCAGGTATACCTCAAGCAAGTGCCGGCCGCGGCGTTGGCCTCACTTGACCTGGGGCAGACAAGCACGTTGCATCTGCGGGACATTGATGACCTAACGTCCTTGGATCTTGTCAAGGCGCAGAGTCTCCGGCATCTCCAGATCGAGTCTTGCCCAGCCTTGCAAGACATCGAAGATCTCTTGTCTATTGATCGGCTCGGTCTAGTTGAGATTCGTGGCGCAACGTCGATCACCAACGCCGAGACGCTTGCACGTTTGGACGAGCAAATCGAGACATTCGTGCTCGATGTCGACCTCGATGCGCTGCTTGAAATGCACTACACAGCTTTGGCTCTCAAGACGGAAGATGCCGATGACCGGCTTGAGGCACGCGGCTTTGGCCGATGGTCGGAGGCGAAGCGAAGACCAGTGAGTGGTGCTACCTATGAAGATTGGGATCCGGAGCCGACATTTGTCTGGCGTACGTCGGAGGAAGATTCGCCCACCGAAGAAGAACTCCGCAGTATCGAACTCGGGGATCAGGGGTGACGACCGGACTCGATGGAGCGGCACGGGTGGCGTTGGGAAAGTGACTGCTGACCGCATAAGAATCGGCATTCGATACGCTACCTCGGTGCCCAAGGCGTCGTCGTCGCAACCGGTGAGCCGCGCCCGACTTTGCGACCTGTATGCGACTGGCTATCTCGGTTGGGTCGAGAACAATCGGGAAAATCTCGGGCTGGAGGCCGTAGAACTAGCTGCGCCAACTGTCGCTGCAGATGGGCGTCGCGGCCTGATCTTCGTTCGAGCGGGAGCTTTCCGCAAGCGGTCGACGAAGCTGAACCTCCTGGCATCGCAATCTTCGGCTTCGATTCTGAAGGGGGACTCTCGATGGAGTCAACACCGTCGGCCGCGAGTGGTATGCGACGGGTCTGACGAGGTAGCGCGTTCAGCCCGATCATCTGGGGCCAACCGGGGTGCGTTGGCCTCGGGCGCGTTGGCGATCGGTCCGGCGCAATTTTGGGCAGCCTGCTTCAGGTCGGCCTGCGCTGTCGCTCGAGACTTCCCCAGGACCTCTTCCATCGGTTGACGTTGCATCATTTCGATCAGCTGAGTCTTGGGAGAGTCGGCGGTCGGAGCCACCAGAACGAAGGCGTTGTGCTGCTTCCCGCGAGCGGAGCCACGTAGGGGCCCGCCGCGTCGACTCCCGCTACTACGAGGGCGCGGTCGGTCGTCTGGTCTGAACACCGTCAACGGTCGTGGAGCACTCTCCAATGCGGCAGCCGAAGCCCACGGTCTCCGTCTCTTCGTGCGCTCGATGATTGGCATAGACCGTGTCCGCGAGGGATATATTGTCGACGTTCACCGCGGCCGCGACTTTGACCGCCGACCAGCTGACTTCGTGAACATGCTCGTTGACCAGTCACCCAGAGAGGCGGGGTCGACCCTACCCTGATTTAAGCGGCGCCATTTGTCGGCGTTGCTCCGACCGCCCCAGACGGAGTGTTTAGCGGGACGAATGTCATCGAACTCGTCGCAGCGCTGAGACGGGTCACGCAACTGCCGAGGCTGCATAGACCGAACATGGGCTCGGAAGACTCCGAAATGGGGCTGTTCTGACACCGGCGGGTGATGCGCGCGTGATTGGTAAAGCAGACCGCTACGTTGCTCTAGATTCTTCTCATGGCAGCTGCGGGAATCTCCTTGAAATCCATCGAAATTAGCGGTCTCTTCGGAAGACCGACTTTTGCTATCCATCTGGATCCCAAGCAGCCAACGATCCTCACCGGGGCCAACGGCACCGGAAAGTCGACGATTCTGCGCATCATAAACGCACTTGCGAACTCGGATGTTATACCGTTGGCAAGCGCACCACTCGAGCGGCTCACTCTTCAGATGGACGGACTTGAGACGTTCGTCATGACGAAATCTGATTCCAACGGCTTCGATTTGTCATGGGGAGAGCGGAAGGGGCGCCTAGAGGTATCCAGCCGTGTGCTCGATCTTCCAGTCTGGTCGCGACAACTGCTGGAAGAATCCCGCTTCGACGTTGAAGAGGCGTTGGAGCGCATGTCGGAGCTTGCCGGCACGAGCGGCCTGCCATTCGCGGAGTTCGTGGCAGCTAGGGAGGGTCTGGTTGGCACTCGGGGCAACGGTCCGGTCCTGAAGACCCCGGATTGGCTCCCCGAATTCGGGGCCGTCTTCCCGGTGCTGTACGTCAGCGATCAGCGACTCGTGACGGAGCGTGCGGGCAAACGTAGGCGCGGTGCACCGGCTCGCCAGCGCACAAGTAGTCTCGCGGTCGAATCCGCTGCCTTCGAGATCTCAGAGGAGATCGAGCGGGCTTTTTCGCAATACGGCAGGACTTCACAACAATTGGATCGAAGCTTCCCGCAGACGGTAATTAAGGCAATGTCGGGCCATCAGACAGTTTCCTCTGAGCGCCTGAGAGAGCTGGTGGATCACGTCGAACGGAAGCGCGAGTCGCTCCGCGCGGT
This region of Leifsonia sp. fls2-241-R2A-40a genomic DNA includes:
- a CDS encoding AAA family ATPase; amino-acid sequence: MAAAGISLKSIEISGLFGRPTFAIHLDPKQPTILTGANGTGKSTILRIINALANSDVIPLASAPLERLTLQMDGLETFVMTKSDSNGFDLSWGERKGRLEVSSRVLDLPVWSRQLLEESRFDVEEALERMSELAGTSGLPFAEFVAAREGLVGTRGNGPVLKTPDWLPEFGAVFPVLYVSDQRLVTERAGKRRRGAPARQRTSSLAVESAAFEISEEIERAFSQYGRTSQQLDRSFPQTVIKAMSGHQTVSSERLRELVDHVERKRESLRAVGLLEPDAFGPNIVPDYFEDESLNMVMNAVLHSTLQKFDVLNDLERRLTSLKAFLDNRFASKSLVLSRGEGMRFVSDTDQEIRPAQLSSGEQQMMVLAYEILFRAKPNTLVIVDEPELSLHVLWQDSLIDDLTSMGNIAGLQFLMATHSPTILAEHPELERALSSR
- a CDS encoding NACHT domain-containing protein, coding for MSILGVLVPVGLCAVKVALRLASNPAGGDWADSLADFSDLYGRVSNELDRRKLDRQAADIANEVTRHLAREIEIEYGSLDEGDVTAAAEAAVVALVDSLPLDRQDQVSIVAAEYSANALYKVVMRGVDRSSWVALHGEAVADLTQLILRNVSHAIAAILRKRPDLNIDMLSALVNKNAEFAALLDELSTALIDLPMRFSETAEASASQRENRQDLEFLTEYLRAVAEENDRLDVYGLNLSREVVHYELTASYVTLRLSHKSTEPSAGSLSRFLSRSAGASTTGEKKSSQVVHLSGPAGSGKTTLLQWLAVNAARGTLPKEYGAIAERLPVLIRLRNYGEERLPRVADLARATTASTLSEEPLGWMSRILRGGQGVLLLVDGVDEFPEKRAPELATWFEDLDSAIPRLTVVVSGRPTAEASVRALAEEFGNRWNLFEIQPLGRTEVQAFVAHWHRAVARRSGVGELNSEAMVVADRLNGDPALRKLASSPLVCAVLCALFHAQHGDLPSSRIELYNTLATVLVSARDSQRGILVDQDSLSGPQRLLVLQALASFMLENRLSEIPKDRAGACVRRALADIPGGHDAKTTLDALLRRSGVLREPSPGVVDFVHRTFLEFFAARELARRDSLEGLAHHADDPNWSETVVLAASIANDTQYRSMCDIILAKSDEAPGVRSAPWAVGVMGGILAARSTRVDSVDSELLKRLRLNLPPRSGDDARTVIAAGEAVFGEVVASISDPNNEVEPNVCSAVVRALGEFGGESALRALAEMPSRLRLQLVNDLAAIWPWFDPGRFAELLLQDLKPPFATRVVVNSSRVFPSLRGLSDLFEWEAVIEIPDESLITDCANAPIVKLNIAGLELLADESARTCEFVAGIAGLRALRVQGVSNLNLADADLFLLNSIDLGITRGEIDLSILAGSKALDLVAIASLGTTRMIAPRSTRIVSRVLSLSGEIEISPELQLAATQVYLKQVPAAALASLDLGQTSTLHLRDIDDLTSLDLVKAQSLRHLQIESCPALQDIEDLLSIDRLGLVEIRGATSITNAETLARLDEQIETFVLDVDLDALLEMHYTALALKTEDADDRLEARGFGRWSEAKRRPVSGATYEDWDPEPTFVWRTSEEDSPTEEELRSIELGDQG